The genomic window AGCTTTTCAGTGTACAGCCAGTCTTGTTGGACAAAGTATCTTCTTATGTAACACAATGGAACTGTGCTAAACAGTTTCAAAGTTGAGAAGAATCCAAATATATCACctataaaaaattcataattttagtTTGCTTTGTTTATCTTAGACTTTGGTACTGAAACACTGTCTACATTCTCGACACATGAAAATGACATGGCCACTTTCAGTGCCTCTGCAtgttgtgtaaaaaaaaaaaaaaaacaaacccaaaagcaAAGCAGGACAAGGACGTGCCATTATAAGACATAGTATGCTGTACAAACAAAacctaaattatatataaatacacccACACCCCAGCACCCCTGTCTCCCTCACTACCTGACCAAAGCAATGCCAATGGTCCTTCTCTCCAGGGCCGATGCAGCTTGTGAAGTCCAGTACCCAGAACTCCAACCATCCCTTGCCTTGCAGTGACATTTACAATATTGCAGCCTCCTGCTCGAGTCACTCTACTGTTTGATCCATTCCACAAGTGCAAGGAAGCTCCTACAGCTTAGTTGGAAGCATTCACACTGTTGGCTGGACTCAAAGAACCTGGAGTCCTGGGAGATAACCTTTCAGATAAACGAACTGGatcatttcctcatctggacCCCCTCTAGTCCTACTATCTCCTCAGAGCCCACACAGTAGGAAGCACCTTCTACTCTGAAGCTCCAAAGGCATTACTTAGGGATATTGGTGAGGGTAACATAAGAAAAGTCATACAATGAGCTAACAGCTTAAGTTGATATAAATTACTTCCAAGTAAGTTATTCAGGGCCACTTGCTTCTGCTTTACATTGCATTCCAGAATCATTGTcacattattcttttaaaagtttacatgatagtcatttaaaaattatctatgcAATCACCTCTTATGTTGTCAATTAATTTAATACCAACTTAATGAGCTATTATATAAATCTATGGAGAAGTAGTTAGTCTTAAGGAAGCCAATACTGTGCTAATTCACagtaagaaggaaaaacaatgtaAATAGAATTTTACATAATCAACAATAACTTGAAAGCAGTTTTATGGAAATGCTTCAGAGTTTTCCCAAAAGCACTTACAGCAATTTATATCAAGATATCCTAAGATTAGGGGTATGGAGAATAGAACTCAATTCTTTAAGGTATTAATTCACCTGTTTCATAGTTGTAATATGTCATTTCCCCCCTTGGACCTAAGCTATTTGTACATTCAAAAGTTTGTAACTTGCTGTTCTTGAGACATTGCTCATTCTCTAATACATACACTAAGTATGAATAAATAACTACAAGAAAGCTTCAAAAATCTGAATTAACATTATGCtgtgcaaaaaaacaaaaacaaaaaaacaaacaaaaaaaaaccaaaccttgAACAACCTACATTCTATGTAAATACCCTGACTAAAATGTTGGTTGTGCTACACAATTCCACTTCAGTGCAGAAATGTGTTGATTTCGGTGTAccgttgtttttgtttttttttttttagtgtctttagcacttttgtttctaaatatcactttgctttgaaaagatgaataatTTGCTACCAAATCACAAATCATCACAAATCCATTTTAGTTTAGTCTGAATGAAATCCAGCAAAAATGTATTACTTTGTCCTGGGAATAATGGCTTGGTGTCTTTGTCCCCACAGCTTCCCAATGGCAATCCACGGTTGAAGTTGTCATTTTGGGTTTAAACTGCACAGGAAGAAGAGACAGTAAAGTTTGccgtttgtttctttttaagtctCTAGATCTTGCTAGGACACTTCTTCCAGACTGACAGTCGGATAGTTGTGGCACCTGATCCTAATTGAAATAGAGGTGGTTTAAACGTCAGCCAAGCTTGGTGATCTGGAGGTCCCCATTTATCTTTATGGTGTCAATCGCAGATAATGTTGGAATGCGATGGTAAAAATCAAAAAGCTGGTGTCCATCCACAAATACTCTGAAACGTGGGTGCTCACAAAGAATTTCCACctggaagaaacaaaataataatctCAATTCACAATTTCAATGAAGCCTGTTGGGGAAAACACAGTATTTCACTTTAGAGAAAGAAAGGCATTAtcttcagtggttctcaaatattAGAACGCATTGGGACCAAATGGAGGGTTACTAGaatacagattgctgggctccatttcccaaatttctgattcagtgggtctagGGCAAGGTCTACGAATCCTCATTTCCACCAAGTGCCAAGGTAATGCTGATGTGGCTAGAACAGGGAAcacactttaagaaccactgctttgCATTATTTAATATCCATTAGAGATTTCGAATTGCTTATGCTTTAACATTTGTCCCTTCTCCCTGCACTCCAGGAAGTGATGTTAAGCAGTACAGATTTGTGTGTATGGCACTTAATGCCTCTATTGTTATCCCCTGAACAATTCTATACCACCTTCAGAGGAGCCCCTCACCAGGCAGAACTGTAATAATAGTCTACACACTCAAACATGGTAAACACTGGGGCAGAGAGAAGGTTACATGGTAATTACCACTGGACCAAGAGTGTGTAATTAACAAAGCTTCCTTGCCCAACAAAAATACTGATTCCATAAGGTAAAAGCTTTTTCCTCCCCTTTTACTTAAGTAATTCACCATAGAGTTTAATTATTGGTTTATTGGTAGTGTGCTATGATGTATGTATTAAAAGCACTGTTTTTCACCATGCAAGGAGAGACTTCATATGTGATGTTAGTCACATTTAATTCATATTATTACTAAAATTATATCATCAAGAAGGAcctatttaatttccattttgttttgggGGAGTTTTATATTTCTCCTGGGAGTCAGAAGCTCTGGTTACTCACACTCATGAGCTATGCATTAAGATTCACCATTAAGAAACTGTcccagccaagaggagcctaaggggACATTGCTATACCAGAGAAGGAGGTAGGCAGgcattatgggttaggggtaccTTCCCCAGACTATAATTAAAAGGGCAACAATATCAATTCTATCATTGATGTAAAAGTCATAGATTCTTATCTTCCCTTCAAACTGTAGGAAGAGACATAATTCCTTCTTCATAAGACCCTTGAAAATTTCCAGATGAAGAGCAACAGGTAAAGGGTAGTTCTGTTTTATTGGGCTTATCTGCAACATGGAGCTTTTACCTGAGTCGTCATTATTGTGATGTAATGTTAACAAGATGTAGTGGCGACAATTTCATCACTAGGTCTGACAGTAAATCCTTTTTAACACATCATTACTTGTATCTCTTATATGGCATTGTCCTTCATTGAGGAAGGTGTTGCTAATGCTGCCTGATGGGATGAGAAGTTTGGGTTGTGCTTCCTGCCCACCAGATAGTGGGGAGCAATTCTATATTCATCCAGACCCAAGGGAAGGAATGTGTCAGCCACAGTCTGTGACCATGAAATAGACTGAGGCTAATTAATCCAGAGGGGGAAGCAAGGACACAGACATGGCCTCATTAGcaaagagaacaagagaaaatgaaatgataatcattatattctttaaaaagtcataCAAATAAGGTTTAGAGCTACTTATTACCTTAAGTATtaataagtattaatacttaataaGTGGATACTTATTAGTATTTATTAATCAGATATTTGGAAGAAGGTATCTATTATATGCCTCATACTATGTTGGATAGTACATAGAAAAGCATTTATTCTTAACACTGGACATGTAAATATGGGTCTATTTACTAAATGCACAGGCCAAAGAGAGCTAAGAGCTACTATGACAAGTATTAATTTAAATCAGCAAACAGAGcttttttgatcttttttctttttcaccattGGGTGACAAATTTCCTAGACATGCAGAAATTCTGGCTGCTTAAAGTGCTCTTGGCACACACTAGATAAGCAGAACATCATTGCCCTGCCAGGGCTTGGGGCTGAGGCACTCGAGGTACTCACCCTGAATGGCTGGTCTGGGATAAATGGAAAATAAGGGATTGCTGACTGTTCTTCACCCCTTTCCCCAGATATGCAGGAATTTCTGAGTAGCTGCCGGTCTGTGAACACAGCTTTGAGTTCAATTGCCACATCAGCCGGAGGATCTTCGGAGTCACCACAGGTCAAGCTGATTGCaaagctgaaaagaaaatgtCTCATTTATTCAGGGTTGGACATAACAACATTTCAAAATGACCCGGGACCCAGATTTCCTCCTTCTTCGCTGGGTTTGTCTTGTTCTTAATGGACCACCACTCTTTTCAAGAGAGGTTAGACTATGGAGAAGTAACTCGAACCAGTTTATTTTGTTACCTAAAGCCAGCTCTGGTGAAAACTTTAGTGGAGTTGAAAATGACTAAAACTGGAGATTTCAAATATCCCAAATCACCCAAACATCTGTGTCTTTCTTAATCCATTTCAGATAATATCTTAAGTTTGGTTCTTATAGTTCTTGCTCCAAGTACCATGTTtcaaaaccatgaaaaaaaaaaaaaagtcctttggCCTCCCTAAGGGTCAAAGAGAAAATGTGGGCCTGTATTTATAATCTCTGATATAAATAGCTGTCTGGAGAAATGATGGCTAGGAttcatacacattcttttcatggGAACATGGTACTTTCTTGGCACTCCCAACTAGCAACACTGTCcacaaggagaggaagaggaggagcactAAACCACAACAGGAGTGGGCAGGGCCCTGCCACTGCCTGACAGCTCTTGGGCGACAAGCAC from Eulemur rufifrons isolate Redbay chromosome 19, OSU_ERuf_1, whole genome shotgun sequence includes these protein-coding regions:
- the LGALSL gene encoding galectin-related protein — encoded protein: MAGSVADSDAVVKLDDGHLNNSLSSPVQADVYFPRLIVPFCGHIKGGMRPGKKVLVMGIVDLNPESFAISLTCGDSEDPPADVAIELKAVFTDRQLLRNSCISGERGEEQSAIPYFPFIPDQPFRVEILCEHPRFRVFVDGHQLFDFYHRIPTLSAIDTIKINGDLQITKLG